The following proteins are encoded in a genomic region of bacterium:
- a CDS encoding cytochrome ubiquinol oxidase subunit I, translating to MDLVLLSRLQFAITIGFHYLYPPLSIGLGVALVVMEGMYLKTREPRYRELSRFWVRIFGLIFAFGVGTGIVMEFEFGTNWARYSRYVGDVFGSALAAEGIFAFFLESGFLAILLFGWDRVGPRMHFLATLMVCLGAHFSAVWIVVANSWMQTPTAYRLVETAQGTRAEITSFWGMVMNPSSVDRLAHTIMGCWQAGAFFVASVGAWYLLKDRHHFVGRTSIAIGLGLGMVASVGQLATGHASAVTVAEHQPAKLAAFEGIYESGTNADLTVLGWVDEENRTVHGIRVPGLLSLMVGGSRDTFIKGLNDIPVDERPPVQASFQLYHLMIAIGMTLIALSWVGGLLAWRGVLFRSRRLLWVMVFAVLLPQVANQVGWAAAEIGRQPWIVYGLMRTADAVSPTLAPGQVLFSLILFTVIYLALFILFFVLLDHKIRQGPHAHPAPGAGEVH from the coding sequence ATGGACCTGGTCCTGCTGTCACGCCTCCAGTTCGCGATCACCATCGGCTTCCACTACCTGTACCCGCCCCTGAGCATCGGCCTGGGCGTGGCTCTGGTGGTCATGGAGGGGATGTACCTCAAGACGCGCGAGCCGCGTTATCGCGAGCTGTCCCGGTTCTGGGTGCGCATCTTCGGGCTCATCTTCGCCTTCGGCGTGGGCACCGGCATCGTCATGGAATTCGAGTTCGGCACGAACTGGGCGCGCTACTCGCGCTACGTCGGCGATGTCTTCGGCAGCGCGCTCGCCGCCGAGGGCATCTTCGCCTTCTTCCTCGAATCGGGCTTCCTCGCCATCCTGCTTTTCGGCTGGGACCGCGTGGGCCCGAGGATGCACTTCCTGGCCACTTTGATGGTCTGCCTGGGCGCGCACTTCAGCGCCGTGTGGATCGTGGTGGCCAACAGCTGGATGCAGACGCCCACCGCCTACCGCCTGGTCGAGACGGCCCAGGGCACGCGCGCGGAGATCACCAGCTTCTGGGGCATGGTCATGAACCCGTCGTCGGTGGACCGGCTGGCCCACACCATCATGGGCTGCTGGCAGGCGGGCGCGTTCTTCGTCGCCTCCGTGGGCGCCTGGTACCTGCTCAAGGACCGGCACCACTTCGTGGGGCGAACCTCCATCGCCATCGGGCTGGGCCTCGGCATGGTGGCCTCGGTGGGGCAGCTGGCGACCGGGCACGCCAGCGCCGTCACCGTGGCCGAGCACCAGCCGGCCAAGCTGGCGGCGTTCGAGGGCATCTACGAGTCGGGTACGAACGCCGACCTGACAGTGCTCGGCTGGGTCGATGAAGAGAACCGGACGGTGCACGGCATCCGGGTGCCCGGCCTGCTCAGCCTGATGGTGGGCGGCAGCCGCGACACCTTCATCAAGGGCCTGAACGACATTCCCGTCGATGAACGGCCGCCGGTGCAGGCCAGCTTCCAGCTCTACCACCTGATGATCGCCATCGGCATGACGTTGATCGCCCTGTCGTGGGTCGGCGGCCTGCTGGCCTGGCGCGGCGTGCTCTTCCGTTCGCGACGGCTCCTGTGGGTGATGGTGTTCGCGGTGCTGCTGCCGCAGGTGGCGAACCAGGTGGGCTGGGCCGCGGCCGAGATCGGCCGGCAGCCGTGGATCGTCTACGGGTTGATGCGGACCGCCGACGCCGTCAGCCCCACGCTGGCGCCCGGACAGGTGCTGTTCTCGCTGATCCTGTTCACGGTGATCTACCTGGCCCTGTTCATCCTGTTCTTCGTGCTGCTCGACCACAAGATCCGGCAGGGGCCGCATGCGCATCCCGCGCCCGGCGCAGGGGAGGTGCACTGA